ATTTACCAGCCCCCACCATCGTATGGATTTCATCAATAAATAAGATGATACGCCCTTCTTCTTTGGCTAATTCTTTTAATACTGCTTTTAAACGCTCTTCAAATTCGCCACGAAATTTTGCCCCTGCAATTAATGCCCCCATATCAAGGGATAACACACGTTTGTTTTTTAATCCCTCTGGCACTTCGCCATTAACAATGCGTTGAGCTAAACCCTCTACAATGGCGGTTTTTCCCACCCCGGGTTCACCAATTAATACAGGATTATTTTTGGTACGGCGTTGTAATACCTGAATGGTTCGGCGAATTTCTTCATCACGCCCAATCACAGGATCAAGTTTGCCTGCCTCGGCACGAGCGGTTAAATCAATAGTATATTTTTCTAAGGCTTGGCGGTTTTCTTCCGCATTTTGATCGTTCACGTTTTGTCCTCCCCGAATTTGTTCAATAGCTTGTTGTAAACGTGCTTTTTGCACGCCGACTTTGTGTAAAATTGAACTTAATTCTCCTTTTTCTTCTAATGCCGCCAATAAGAACAGCTCAGAAGAAATAAATTTATCTTGTTGTTGCTGAGCGATTTTATCGCATAAGTTTAATAATCTAACGATATTATTTGATAGCTGAACATTACCGCCCGAACCCGATACCTGCGGTAATTTTGTTAATGCTTGTGTAAGCTCATTTCGCAACTGAGCAACATTTACCCCACTTGCAGTGAGAATAGGGGCAACTGAGCCACCTTGCTGATCTAACAACGCCAGCATTACATGTACAGGTTCAATAAATTGATTATCTTTGCCTAATGCCAAAGATTGTGCTTCAGCTAAGGCTTGTTGAAATTTGGTGGTAAATTTTTCTATATTCATCTGCTTTTCCTCTCTGTCTTACTATTCTGCTAAATAATGATATTCATTAAATCAATTCTATCATTTACTTTGTTTATGTAAGTGGGTACTAATAAGCATAATTCAAGGGAAAAAGAAAAATTTTTTAAAAATTGACCGCACTTTTCTCTTTTTTATATGGACGTTTTATAGTCGTTCCACTTTAAAATAATACGGCGTTGGTTCGCCTCGCCGTACTATTTAAAGTAGAAAGACTTATAAATATTGCTTTAACACTTGAGCAATGCCGTCTTCATTATGGGATAGGGTAACCAGTTTTGCTTGTGCTTTTACTTCTTCTTCCGCATTCCCCATAGCTACGCCCAAGCCTACGGTTTTTAACATACTAATATCATTATGATTATCGCCAAAAGCAATAACTTGTTCGGAAGGAATTTGCCACAATGCTAGTAGCTCAGCTAAACGGTTTCCTTTGCTATTGCCTTGGTTGGCAATATCAACACGATCCACCCAAGACCATTCACAATTAAACTGTTGTGGCGATAATTCAGCCACTGCTTGTTGCATAATTTGGCGATCAGGGTGGCTAATCACAAATTTCCAAATAGTTTCTTGTTCATTTAAAAGCTGACGAAAATCTGCCACTTGGCGTAAATTAGGACGCACTTGTTCAGGACAATCCGCTACCCATTGGCTAAATTTACGCATATGTTCATTTAATACCTGATAATTCATGGCATCTCTTGAATACATTAATAAATGGATTTGGTATTTTTCCGCAAGATGAATAACCTGTTCCGCTTGGCTTAGGCTTAAAGGATTAGCGAGAGGGGTTTGATCCGTAGCGGCATCATATAAATAAGTACCATTACAACAAATGATCGGTGTGGAAAGATTGAGTTGGTAATGATAAGGTTTTACGGCGGTGTGATGTCGTCCTGTTACTAAAACCACCTTTATACCCTGTTGGATTGCTTGTTCAATGGCTTGCTGACTTGAGGGCAAAATTTGCCCTTGTTTATTTAATAATGTACCGTCTAAATCAAATGCGATTACTTTATATTTCATATTTTCTCCCTTGTGAAATGGCGATGATGAAAAGTTATGCTTGAAAGTATAAGGCTTTTGACGGATAAAATATAGTCGTTCTCTTTTAAAGAGAAACGACTATACTAATACTTGTGGAAATATAGGGAAAAAATAAATGAAAAATTGACCGCACTTAGGCATAGAGCC
Above is a window of Volucribacter amazonae DNA encoding:
- a CDS encoding pyridoxal phosphatase, translating into MKYKVIAFDLDGTLLNKQGQILPSSQQAIEQAIQQGIKVVLVTGRHHTAVKPYHYQLNLSTPIICCNGTYLYDAATDQTPLANPLSLSQAEQVIHLAEKYQIHLLMYSRDAMNYQVLNEHMRKFSQWVADCPEQVRPNLRQVADFRQLLNEQETIWKFVISHPDRQIMQQAVAELSPQQFNCEWSWVDRVDIANQGNSKGNRLAELLALWQIPSEQVIAFGDNHNDISMLKTVGLGVAMGNAEEEVKAQAKLVTLSHNEDGIAQVLKQYL